One region of Arvicola amphibius chromosome 3, mArvAmp1.2, whole genome shotgun sequence genomic DNA includes:
- the Tmem267 gene encoding transmembrane protein 267: MMASKVEKTEALQQCFGTESLISSLGLGIFCLVADRFLRFSVIHQSDWLRALSDNIVHGVIGMWSWALVVGIKKKADLGEVLLAGFLASVIDIDHFFLARSLSLKAALTLPRRPFLHCSTVIPVAVVVLKLAMHLFRLRDSWCFLPWMLFISWASHHIRDGIRHGLWICPFGKTSPLPFWLYVTTTLSLPHLCSFLMYLTGTRQTISSKHGMRVDV; the protein is encoded by the exons ATGATGGCATCCAAAGTTGAAAAGACTGAGGCTCTACAACAGTGTTTCGGCACCGAGTCTCTCATCTCCAGCCTCGGTCTGGGCATCTTTTGCCTGGTAGCTGATAGATTTCTCCGGTTTTCCGTAATTCACCAAAGCGATTGGCTCCGCGCCCTCTCGGATAACATAGTACACGGTGTGATTGGCATGTGGTCATGGGCACTCGTCGTTGGAATCAAGAAGAAGGCTGACCTTGGAGAGGTTCTTTTAGCTGGGTTTTTAGCCTCTGTTATTGACATCGACCATTTTTTTCTGGCTAGATCCCTGTCTTTAAAG GCCGCTTTGACGCTTCCGAGAAGACCTTTCCTCCACTGTTCCACCGTGATACCCGTGGCAGTTGTGGTCCTGAAGCTGGCCATGCACCTTTTCAGGCTCCGGGACTCGTGGTGCTTCCTCCCGTGGATGCTGTTCATTTCTTGGGCTTCGCACCACATCCGAGATGGAATTCGTCACGGCCTGTGGATATGCCCATTTGGGAAAACTTCTCCTTTGCCCTTCTGGCTTTATGTGACAACCACATTATCCTTACCACATCTGTGTTCATTCCTTATGTATTTAACAGGGACCAGACAAACGATATCTTCAAAACATGGGATGCGTGTTGATGTCTGA
- the C3H5orf34 gene encoding uncharacterized protein C5orf34 homolog, whose translation MAAEVRMVLYEDDSVQVQYADGSTLQLSPCGSEFLFEKASALSTHPLQQPERIRQRTHFVISTYREQLQRALDFRNSSATCPFLSESLIPPERKKHIFIDFSEVKWPNLAGDDSITYSESGAVKITSLDGRAHLCLPRSQHEFTVHFLCKVSQKPDSSVVLPETNDRVPKDKLVGKTTKFCTCGSLSGQRLKNKENELHRQVLKSKEASASICCVNGTEGKEGLPSPSTRHGCVYAWMKQCWSVASCPEQWKYPLSLALRFHNKVSVASETDADFPASGSITSDAAEESGKEVSVLPRALLLSCPAPHMHRWNFCDSLLQRQSDGEDYSYPELVKVVWCKGVTYRLNHKNVNSIEIYPGDGSVFKSEGPYFGNYFTYYSSQEKSEKREEKTYFINNLPPDRPGSLFSVRSLIKQATRILQHCAKTRLSLSHNYHVCCWRMVPEVNANNPLPVLLKESLLPSVGRFLAYSDDKVHAVFLDGVTLTLNWNFSSSAENREVNQGLALGWCRLILPDGQDQLIQAEHPGAYERYVTSVISWCRRLTQTSLRQEPKQLSPVLKENWSVASELEKIQKFNLLLENSGILHLTSGKKSEQCSDDRTSESSETLLEATNKESVSIALKRTSEILQDIDYLLSNSRK comes from the exons ATGGCAGCAGAAGTGCGAATGGTGCTTTATGAGGATGACTCAGTGCAAGTGCAGTATGCTGATGGCTCCACACTGCAGCTCTCTCCTTGTGGCTCGGAGTTTCTGTTTGAAAAGGCGTCTGCTCTTTCTACACACCCTTTACAACAGCCAGAGCGAATTCGTCAGCGGACACACTTTGTCATTAGCACCTACCGG GAGCAGCTACAGCGAGCCCTGGATTTTCGAAACTCTTCAGCTACATGCCCCTTTTTATCTGAAAGCCTCATACCTCCTGAGAGGAAAAAG CATATCTTCATTGACTTCTCTGAAGTAAAATGGCCCAATCTTGCTGGAGACGACAGCATCACATATTCAGAGAGTGGTGCTGTGAAGATAACGTCACTGGATGGACGTGCACACCTTTGCCTGCCCAGATCTCAGCATGAATTTACAGTCCATTTTTTGTGTAAAGTGAGCCAGAAGCCAGACTCGTCTGTAGTACTCCCTGAAACAAATGATCGTGTCCCAAAAGATAAACTAGTTGGAAAGACCACAAAATTCTGCACGTGTGGAAGTTTATCAGGACAaagattaaagaataaagaaaatgaacttcaTCGCCAAGTCTTGAAATCTAAAGAAGCGTCAGCGAGCATATGTTGTGTGAATGGAACTGAGGGGAAGGAGGGGCTGCCGTCCCCGAGTACTAGGCACGGATGTGTGTACGCGTGGATGAAGCAGTGTTGGTCTGTCGCCTCCTGTCCAGAGCAGTGGAAGTACCCTCTGTCTTTAGCGCTTCGTTTTCATAACAAAGTTAGCGTAGCGTCTGAAACTGATGCAGATTTCCCCGCAAGTGGAAGCATAACTTCTGACGCCGCAGAAGAAAGTGGAAAAGAGGTTTCTGTTCTTCCCAGAGCCCTGTTACTCAGCTGCCCTGccccacacatgcacag GTGGAACTTCTGTGACTCACTTTTGCAGAGACAGTCTGATGGAGAAGACTATTCCTATCCTGAGCTCGTGAAGGTGGTGTGGTGCAAGGGTGTGACATACAG gCTTAACCATAAAAATGTAAACTCAATAGAGATTTATCCTGGAGATGGATCAGTTTTCAAATCAGAAGGGCCTTATTTTGGTAACTATTTTACGTATTATTCGAgtcaagaaaaatcagaaaag agagaagaaaaaacttaTTTCATAAATAACCTTCCTCCAGACAGACCAGGAAGTCTCTTCTCTGTACGTTCTCTGATTAAACAGGCAACCAG AATTCTTCAACACTGTGCCAAGACAAGGCTTTCACTAAGCCACAACTATCATGTCTGCTGCTGGAGAATG GTACCTGAAGTAAATGCTAACAATCCCCTGCCCGTGCTTCTGAAAGAGTCTCTCTTACCCAGTGTGGGGAGATTTCTTGCCTACTCTGATGACAAAGTTCACGCTGTCTTTTTAGATGGCGTCACTCTAACACTGAATTGGAATTTCAGCTCCTCTGCTGAGAACAGAGAA GTAAATCAAGGTCTGGCCTTGGGTTGGTGCAGATTAATTCTTCCTGATGGGCAGGATCAGCTGATTCAAGCTGAGCATCCTGGAGCATATGAAAG ATATGTGACATCAGTAATATCATGGTGCAGAAGACTAACCCAGACTAGTCTAAGACAGGAGCCCAAACAGCTGTCACCTGTTCTCAAAGAAAACTG GTCTGTTGCTTCTGAGcttgagaaaatacagaaatttaaCT TGCTCCTGGAAAATAGTGGGATCCTCCACTTGACTTCTGGCAAGAAAAGTGAACAGTGTTCTGATGACCGTACGTCAGAATCTTCAGAGACCTTGCTAGAAGCAACTAATAAAGAGAGTGTATCGATAGCATTGAAAAGAACTTCTGAAATCCTTCAGGATATTGACTATCTCCTGTCAAACTCTAGAAAGTGA